The Penaeus chinensis breed Huanghai No. 1 chromosome 29, ASM1920278v2, whole genome shotgun sequence genome window below encodes:
- the LOC125040729 gene encoding galactoside alpha-(1,2)-fucosyltransferase 2-like, which produces MITRKHLFVLSLSLGFIYVIKNNFVTEPRSEDFTARIRPVTPSKKTRIDFEKMGNLTANSPVEEAAAGALSSVQPSHLEDTAEMKYYEATRKVMQMLQNKAFESSKNYINNMIKLVNSQGLLPNNSNHKESIVKIENKNPATRSGYKVTKNMRKTSSPSAAFQNIRRNDTAEMEALLKSKSLPAPRSLERPLLAVADADRVRHNSTWHGYTKPIIVFKPLGRLGNVMGVYASVWAVARAYDANVFMESEVEEILRPVFPRLSMSTLPVKFVGGSWVYLIRGGPDLTDYRPLQEAAAGLRGDRTFMVDEYPFEMQIFNAYREDILKEFTFSLSLQSQAQQFLRSVTNSSGNFVGVHVRRTDYPAFLKKTFRSAAPGEDYLRRALLFYRSRLPGVTFVAASDDPDYLREVLGAEEDVVLAPGSPRELDLAALASCNHSITTGGSFGFWAAYLAGGAALYPDFPLDQYYFSRPFYERAGLRQFIPLAALRGGSWALVGWQLFGGLLVWGCFVCACVCVCVCVYVCDSTL; this is translated from the exons ATGATCACAAGAAAACATTTAttcgtcttgtctctctctctgggattTATTTATG TTATTAAGAATAACTTCGTGACTGAACCAAGATCGGAAGATTTCACGGCAAGAATTAGACCAGTCACCCCATCAAAGAAAACGAGGATAGATTTCGAGAAAATGGGAAATTTGACGGCTAACTCACCTGTAGAGGAGGCCGCTGCGGGAGCCTTGAGCAGCGTCCAGCCTTCCCACCTTGAAGACACAGCCGAAATGAAATATTACGAAGCAACGAGGAAAGTGATGCAAATGCTCCAAAACAAAGCTTTCGAAAGttcaaaaaattatattaataatatgataaagctTGTGAATAGCCAGGGATTGCTTccaaataatagtaatcacaaagaATCTATTGTTAAAATCGAAAACAAAAATCCAGCGACTAGAAGCGGTTATAAAGTTACGAAGAATATGAGGAAAACGTCATCCCCGAGTGCAGCCTTCCAGAATATTCGAAGAAATGACACGGCAGAAATGGAAGCATTGCTTAAgagtaag AGCCTCCCCGCGCCGCGCAGCTTGGAGCGGCCGCTGCTGGCCGTGGCCGACGCCGACCGCGTCCGCCACAACTCCACCTGGCATGGCTACACGAAGCCCATTATCGTGTTCAAGCCACTGGGCAGGCTGGGCAATGTCATGGGCGTCTATGCATCAGTGTGGGCCGTGGCAAGGGCGTATGAC GCGAACGTATTTATGGAATCAGAGGTCGAGGAGATCCTGAGACCCGTCTTCCCTCGCCTCTCTATGTCCACACTCCCAG TGAAGTTCGTGGGCGGGTCCTGGGTGTACTTAATCCGCGGAGGACCCGACCTCACCGACTACAGGCCCCTTCAGGAGGCAGCTGCGGGGCTTCGAGGAGACAGGACGTTCATGGTGGATG AATATCCGTTCGAGATGCAGATTTTCAACGCCTATAGAGAGGATATTTTGAAGGAATTCACGTTCAGCCTTTCGCTTCAGAGccag gcTCAGCAGTTCCTCCGCAGTGTTACCAACAGCAGTGGGAATTTTGTCGGTGTTCATGTTCGACGCACTGACTACCCTGCTTTTCTCAAG aagACCTTCAGGAGCGCCGCGCCGGGCGAGGACTACCTGCGCAGGGCCCTCCTCTTCTACCGGAGTCGTCTGCCGGGGGTCACCTTCGTCGCCGCCTCGGACGACCCCGACTACCTGAGGGAGGTCCTTGGGGCCGAGGAGGACGTCGTGCTGGCTCCTG gctccCCCCGCGAGCTGGACCTGGCGGCGCTGGCCTCCTGCAACCACTCGATCACGACGGGCGGCAGCTTCGGCTTCTGGGCGGCCTACCTCGCGGGCGGCGCCGCCCTGTACCCGGACTTCCCGCTGGACCAGTACTACTTCAGCAGGCCCTTCTACGAGCGGGCGGGGCTGCGGCAGTTCATCCCCCTTGCCGCTCTGAGGGGCGGGTCGTGGGCGCTTGTTGGTTGGCAGTTGTTTGGTGGTTTGCTTGTTTGGGGttgctttgtgtgtgcgtgcgtgtgtgtgtgtgtgtgtgtgtatgtatgt GATAGTACCTTATGA